The sequence GGAAGTCCATGCAttcatttgttaaaaatatctCCCTTTCATTTGCCGTGTTTCCAAGCACAGTTTGGCAGCCTCGTTGCATCATTCTCCCATGAAACATTTTACTTCCATCTATCTTTTCAAACATGTACTCTATGAGATAGATGGCTGGAAAATCATCCTCATCATCTTGCAAAAGAACAGCTCCCCTGACTGCAATTTCATCTCCATGGACTATGgcccttttatataaaaccTCACCAGTAGGTAGTTTGCCAACAGATTCCCCATCCCACTTTACTTCCTTGCTACCTgaacttgatttattttgcCTTGTTCTTGAGCTAGGTGTCTGAGTCTTATCCGGTACTACCAATTTCTCCTCCAGAgcatcatcttcttcattttcctcTAGCTCTTCAATTTCATCAACCTCTTTTTCACAATGGATCCCTTCATTTGATTCCTCAGGCAAGTAATTTGAGTAGTACCCCCCCCAGATTCTGTTGATTAGCCTCGTCGTAGTTGCCTGCATAGCCTTCCTTCTGGATACAACAGGCCCAATAGCAGCCCGTGGATTTAAGTTTGGTTCATTCCTCTGCAaaagcttctttttcttgacaagCCATTTAGTATGGTgcttttcttccattttcttgGTGAGCCCAACCACAAATGCACATTTCTTTATGGTGTCATCAGGATATTCCGAGAACTGCTGCAGAATAATCTGACCATGTACAACCACATATCTTTCAACTACTTCCGCATTAGATGATATAAAAGCAGGGTGATCTTTGGTGAAATCTGAGATTCTCTTGATAACATCTGCGAAAGAAAGTCTGGCCACCCGAATCTGGTCCTTCAACAAAGTAATAATACTAATTGCAAGCCTTGCTGTTTTCAGGACTTGCTCATACCAAGGAGCATATTGCTTTGAAGGCTTCCCAAGCCTATACCTGATGAATAGGAGGAAGATAAGGAGTTTATGCCTGAAACAGCTACAAAAATCTCTAATTTTGAGCAAAACAAGGATCTTAAGTTCTGGTAAGTGGTATATTACAGCACACACTTTCTTTAAATGGTTCCATTGCTATTAATTCCAATTATCTCCTACAAGCACTAAAAGCACATCACAGGCACACTAGGGCAATATTTTACGTTGTATCAATCATTTAAGATTCACAAATGTTTTGGAAGAATTCTCAAATCTTCTAATACAAaccaataaaagaaacaaaagagcTGGATAAATGGGTCAGAATCCAGAACAAATTGAACAATAAACTTTAATGTCGTATGGGTGTTCACACACAGAGACGCAGGCACACATGCAAAGAGAGTGAATACCAGGCCATATCAGTTCGAATTGAAATGGAAATCATTGAGGACCCAAACTCGATCACCCATTCTTTAATGGCACTCAAGAAAACAGGGATCCCTTCAATTGCAGAAGCACCAGAACCACTTGAAGAGTGAGTAGAATCACCATCACAAATGTACCCAGATCCATCATCAGCAGTCATTATGCCTGACCCGAATATAGTTACATCAATTTCAGCACATGGTTTCAAGGGCAGGAGCTCTAATGGAACCAACCTAGCATCTGAATTGTATAAAGCCCAATCATGTAGCATGCTTCGTGGCAAGTCTTCAATATCCTGCACATCTAAGCCACtgtcaaaaattatatactcaTCAGTTTCTTCATTTGACGTCTTATAATAGGCAGGTAAAGGATAGTCATTGGCTATTTCATCCTCATTGATCTTAATGTAGTATTTGCTCGCTGAGGAGGTGGAACCACGGctcttcttctgcttcattGATCGCCATCGCTCTTCTTCCTGCAACACCCTTGCCATTTTTagatcttcatcttcttctgtTGGACCTGATGTAGCAgctaaattctttttattttcatcccCACATTTTGGACCAATTCTCAGATTCCCTGGCAAAGAGCCAGGCTGAGCTTGAGCAAGATCTACTAACTTGCTACTTTCATCTCTGAGGGCAATTAGGACCGGAAGCTCAACAAATAGCTGATCAGTCTTTTTCGAAGTCTCATCCAAACCTATAAGTTGGTTGTAGATGAAGTCGCCCTGAGAAACAACAAAATCCCTAATAGATAGACCACCAGAGAAGCACTTCATGCTACTCATTGCTCGCACAACCCCAGCAAGCAACTCATCAAGGGTTAGATTGCTTCCAGAAGTTTTTGACAAAATCTTATAGACCTCAATGCAGGCACTAGCTTTTGCATAAAAATGGTCATAGAACTTCTTGTAGCTACCAGAAGGTTTAATACAATCATAATCAGCTATCTCTGTGGAAACCCATATAACAGGTGATCCATCTTCATAACCAGATATAGCCCATTCTTCAACACGCCCAAAACCTTCACATCTGATACCCTTTCCTTTGTCTTTGTCAGCACTTCCCTCAAGCGGTAAGATAAGACCAGAGATAAAGATATCATCAGCTTCCAGCATTTCAAAAGGCTGTGAGACTCCATCTGAATTATGAAAGGTGAAATCTGTGAGCCGTCTACATGGGCGGCCATCCTCTTGTCCAGCAGTCAGACGAACAGCTACAGCTTCTTCCTCAATGGCTCCATCTTTCTTTGTTTCAAGCACCGAGTCTTTTTTGGATATACGAAGCGATTTCTCCCTGAAATCTGAGCAAGCAGCAGCTCGCTTTGGCATTTTCCGTGAGACAATGGGATCCTCACTAGTTTCCGAAGCAagcctttttctttgtttttgatCAGCTgccatttttttcttagatGCAGAAACTAGTTTACTTTTGCTCTTTTTGATCcctaaacaaattaaagacaAATGCCAGATTAGCTAATATAAATGTCATTTAAATCTTATGGCACATGAATGAAGCTATTTAGTAACTACATACGCACAAAAATCCTTTTTAAACATTTCATAGAAGTGTGTAGAGCAcaaaattacatgacaaattGATGCCGCATTACCCGATTACAAACCAAAGTAAATTATTGTTGCTAGTCAGAAGATGGTTTTTTAGTGAGCAGATGTAAATGATATTACGATAAGAGACTTAAAACCTCAGCAATCAAAAATCAATGCTCAGGGTGAGCAGCATGCACACgcttaatttgaatataaaaatcaatgcatattgaaaattaaaatcatatattgccACCAGAACACTAGGAAATTCTGTTATTGATTACCATAGTTTTTATCCTGACAAAACATCAGAAGTACAATCACTATCCGTCTCATCATTGAACAAGGAATAGGAACTTTCAGGATAGCACACAGCAACAGTGTGGATCTGTTCCATTCCATAAAATGACAAGG comes from Sesamum indicum cultivar Zhongzhi No. 13 linkage group LG10, S_indicum_v1.0, whole genome shotgun sequence and encodes:
- the LOC105172489 gene encoding DNA (cytosine-5)-methyltransferase 1B, with translation MVAAADVESVGSGAGIKKSKSKLVSASKKKMAADQKQRKRLASETSEDPIVSRKMPKRAAACSDFREKSLRISKKDSVLETKKDGAIEEEAVAVRLTAGQEDGRPCRRLTDFTFHNSDGVSQPFEMLEADDIFISGLILPLEGSADKDKGKGIRCEGFGRVEEWAISGYEDGSPVIWVSTEIADYDCIKPSGSYKKFYDHFYAKASACIEVYKILSKTSGSNLTLDELLAGVVRAMSSMKCFSGGLSIRDFVVSQGDFIYNQLIGLDETSKKTDQLFVELPVLIALRDESSKLVDLAQAQPGSLPGNLRIGPKCGDENKKNLAATSGPTEEDEDLKMARVLQEEERWRSMKQKKSRGSTSSASKYYIKINEDEIANDYPLPAYYKTSNEETDEYIIFDSGLDVQDIEDLPRSMLHDWALYNSDARLVPLELLPLKPCAEIDVTIFGSGIMTADDGSGYICDGDSTHSSSGSGASAIEGIPVFLSAIKEWVIEFGSSMISISIRTDMAWYRLGKPSKQYAPWYEQVLKTARLAISIITLLKDQIRVARLSFADVIKRISDFTKDHPAFISSNAEVVERYVVVHGQIILQQFSEYPDDTIKKCAFVVGLTKKMEEKHHTKWLVKKKKLLQRNEPNLNPRAAIGPVVSRRKAMQATTTRLINRIWGGYYSNYLPEESNEGIHCEKEVDEIEELEENEEDDALEEKLVVPDKTQTPSSRTRQNKSSSGSKEVKWDGESVGKLPTGEVLYKRAIVHGDEIAVRGAVLLQDDEDDFPAIYLIEYMFEKIDGSKMFHGRMMQRGCQTVLGNTANEREIFLTNECMDFQLEEVMQSVHVDIRSMPWGHQHRKENAVADKIDRARAEERKKKGLPTEYYCKSLYWPEKGAFFALSYGSMGLGSGACHACKLKGADSDREKFKLDASLACFMYHGTKYSIHDYVYVSPYYFSSEREAEIFKGGRNVGLKAYAICQLLEICDNKQSKHIDASSVRVKVRRFFRPEDISSEKAYSSDIREVYYSEEMHTVPVDVIEGRCEIRKKSDLGPQGVPLISDHVFFCEYLYDPSKGSIKQLPSHIKLRYSTRQLNDDSTSRKKGKCKEGEIDSESAKMKEASEGNRLSTLDIFAGCGGLSEGLEQSGVSFAKWAIEYEEAAGDAFKLNHPGSLVFVNNCNVILRAVMQKCGDADDCISTAEAAELAASLDQTELDNLPLPGQVDFINGGPPCQGFSGMNRFNQSTWSKVQCEMILAFLSFADYYRPKFFLLENVRNFVSFNQGQTFRLTLASLLEMGYQVRFGILEAGAYGVPQSRKRAFIWAASPEELLPEWPEPMHVFAAPELKISLSKSLQYSAARSTTRGAPFRSLTVRDTIGDLPPVGNGASNTSLEYQVEPISWFQKKIRGSMDRLNDHISKEMNELNLIRCQRIPKRPGADWRDLPDEKVKLSTGQVADLIPWCLPNTAKRHNQWKGLFGRLDWEGNFPTSITDPQPMGKVGMCFHPEQDRIVTVRECARSQGFPDSYKFSGTVLHKHRQIGNAVPPPLAYALGRKLKEAIESKGLSS